Proteins from a single region of Kocuria turfanensis:
- a CDS encoding DUF5677 domain-containing protein produces MSTEQPQGGSNYREGMVVAARDLAPLRELLRIWDRWQARNPRVEAEDIRQYLYVAGFAVQGFEQARAYLSAVRRVPETALVPLVRAVFEQAVTAQWVALVPDGWKALTQHSGEERSKTAKEFISMGEEPWTQWAEQIRAQLQHDPANLANDHTHWGANFKDRCRELTPSKDFYAHYRLMSEETHPTAGILHQWVRMPLETGGAIRVVKPDVGVDLTWPHQLLTSMIWLAQAVCMLEGNVGRQNYLDRVARDNGAIPRLELSEEHHKRIRKAARRAAREAARATPISMVSDRLAR; encoded by the coding sequence ATGAGCACCGAGCAGCCGCAGGGTGGATCAAATTACCGGGAGGGCATGGTCGTGGCAGCCCGCGATCTAGCGCCATTAAGGGAACTTCTGCGCATCTGGGACAGGTGGCAGGCCCGCAACCCTCGCGTAGAAGCAGAGGATATCCGGCAATACCTATACGTTGCCGGGTTCGCTGTACAGGGCTTTGAGCAGGCGCGTGCATACCTATCCGCAGTGAGGCGTGTCCCGGAGACGGCCTTGGTGCCGCTGGTGCGTGCTGTATTCGAGCAGGCTGTCACAGCCCAGTGGGTGGCCTTAGTGCCAGACGGGTGGAAGGCGCTGACCCAGCACTCTGGTGAAGAACGGAGTAAGACCGCTAAAGAGTTCATCAGCATGGGCGAAGAACCATGGACTCAGTGGGCGGAGCAAATAAGAGCCCAGCTGCAGCATGATCCGGCGAACCTGGCAAATGACCACACACACTGGGGCGCCAATTTCAAAGACCGATGTCGGGAACTAACGCCTAGCAAGGATTTTTATGCACACTATCGACTGATGTCAGAAGAGACGCACCCTACGGCGGGAATCCTGCATCAGTGGGTCCGCATGCCGCTGGAGACGGGTGGAGCAATTCGGGTAGTGAAGCCCGACGTCGGCGTGGATCTAACGTGGCCGCATCAACTGCTGACGTCGATGATTTGGTTGGCGCAGGCGGTGTGCATGCTCGAAGGCAACGTGGGCCGCCAGAACTACTTGGACCGAGTGGCCCGGGATAACGGGGCTATCCCTCGGCTTGAGCTCAGCGAGGAGCACCATAAGAGGATCCGAAAGGCAGCGCGAAGAGCGGCCAGGGAAGCTGCTCGAGCAACCCCAATTTCCATGGTCAGCGACAGATTGGCGAGGTGA
- a CDS encoding Y-family DNA polymerase — protein MIALVDVNNFYASCEALFEPSLAGKPLVVLSNNDGCVVARSAEAKALGIKMGDPWFQLRADAKRWRLEKRSSNYQLYADLSERVMLLLARHARGQEVYSIDECFLLPPHGTPEEQVRWARRLKATVARNIGLPVSIGIASSKTRAKIATECAKKLPATGGVVHWDQAPEGYWDRLMEALPVTEVWGIAGRLAKRLEAMGIETTADLRDADPVAIRHKFSVVQMRTVLELNGFPAIPVEDEVATKAQILVSRSFPDPIWDPEIVGQAVAEFAQRASRRLRKEGEVAGRFTVFASTSPHRPGPAHNVSAHVRLAVPTNEPGPLVAAARSALVPKLMHGMSYMRAGILCMDLALEGAVPVLPGVLEQPAQIGELIDAVNRRFGTGTLALGRIGTHSPAPWANHQADLSPRYTTDWSELRSVS, from the coding sequence GTGATCGCCCTGGTCGACGTGAACAACTTCTACGCCTCCTGCGAGGCCCTCTTCGAGCCCTCCCTGGCGGGCAAGCCACTGGTGGTGCTCTCCAACAACGACGGCTGTGTCGTCGCCCGCAGCGCTGAGGCCAAGGCCCTGGGGATCAAGATGGGCGATCCCTGGTTCCAGCTGCGCGCCGACGCGAAGCGGTGGCGGCTGGAGAAGCGTTCCTCCAACTACCAGCTCTACGCCGACCTGTCCGAGCGGGTGATGCTGCTGCTGGCCCGCCACGCACGGGGGCAGGAGGTGTACTCCATCGACGAGTGCTTCCTCCTCCCCCCGCACGGCACACCCGAGGAGCAGGTGCGGTGGGCCCGCCGGCTCAAAGCCACCGTGGCCCGCAACATCGGCCTGCCGGTGAGCATCGGGATCGCCAGCTCCAAGACGAGGGCGAAAATCGCCACAGAATGCGCTAAAAAGCTGCCCGCCACCGGTGGGGTGGTGCACTGGGACCAGGCCCCGGAGGGGTACTGGGACCGGCTCATGGAAGCCCTGCCCGTCACCGAGGTCTGGGGAATCGCCGGGAGGCTGGCGAAACGCCTGGAGGCGATGGGCATCGAGACCACCGCCGATTTGCGTGATGCCGACCCGGTGGCCATCCGGCACAAGTTCTCCGTGGTGCAGATGCGCACCGTGCTGGAGCTCAACGGGTTCCCCGCCATCCCGGTGGAGGACGAGGTGGCCACCAAGGCCCAGATCCTAGTCTCCCGCTCCTTCCCGGACCCGATCTGGGACCCGGAGATCGTGGGCCAAGCCGTAGCCGAGTTCGCCCAACGCGCCTCCCGCCGGCTGCGGAAGGAAGGTGAGGTGGCCGGACGCTTCACCGTCTTTGCCAGTACCTCCCCGCACCGGCCAGGGCCCGCGCACAATGTCTCCGCGCACGTGCGCCTGGCCGTGCCCACCAATGAGCCGGGCCCGCTGGTGGCCGCCGCCCGGTCGGCGCTGGTGCCCAAGCTCATGCACGGGATGTCCTACATGCGGGCCGGCATTCTCTGCATGGACCTCGCCCTCGAGGGGGCCGTGCCTGTTCTGCCCGGAGTGCTCGAGCAACCCGCCCAGATCGGGGAGCTCATCGATGCGGTCAACCGCCGCTTCGGCACCGGCACCCTCGCCCTGGGCCGAATCGGCACCCACTCCCCCGCCCCCTGGGCCAACCACCAAGCCGACCTCTCCCCCAGATACACCACCGACTGGAGCGAGCTTCGCAGCGTCAGTTGA
- a CDS encoding LexA family protein, producing MRHSVPLTIDRPVLVSAVLVRVPAGFPSPAQDSFDDGRIDLNEVLIRDVTSTFIFRVTGDSMEGIGIYSGDEVLVDRSLTPKHGSVVIAVLDGDFTIKTLHVHPDRVVLHPENPAYPNVEVPSLSTLHIWGVVVYGIRHINQRKLH from the coding sequence ATGAGACACTCAGTACCGCTCACCATTGACCGCCCCGTGCTGGTCTCTGCGGTCCTGGTCCGAGTCCCGGCTGGCTTCCCCTCCCCTGCCCAGGACAGCTTCGACGACGGCCGGATCGACCTCAACGAGGTGCTCATCCGCGATGTCACCTCCACTTTCATCTTCCGCGTCACCGGAGACTCCATGGAAGGCATCGGGATCTACTCCGGCGACGAAGTCCTCGTGGACCGCTCCCTGACCCCCAAGCACGGCAGCGTGGTGATCGCCGTGCTCGACGGCGACTTCACCATCAAGACCCTGCACGTCCACCCGGACCGGGTCGTGCTGCACCCGGAGAACCCGGCCTACCCCAACGTGGAGGTCCCGTCCCTGTCGACCCTGCACATCTGGGGTGTCGTGGTCTACGGAATCCGCCACATCAACCAGCGGAAGCTGCACTAG